One genomic window of Arachis hypogaea cultivar Tifrunner chromosome 8, arahy.Tifrunner.gnm2.J5K5, whole genome shotgun sequence includes the following:
- the LOC112707899 gene encoding G-type lectin S-receptor-like serine/threonine-protein kinase SD2-5: protein MMRNHWSFFQIMGTLVLLVIMLLCEVCLGGVQFVGKVYPGSIKGAQMNWVDKDGKFLASSSGKFTFGFATTADDNTKFLVVIVHVKSNTLIWTANRAVPVVNTDEFEFDEEGNVVLNKGETVVWSTNTSGKGVSSMELQDNGNLVLLGKDNTTIIWQSFNYPTNTLLQGQNFTEGMKLISDPSPNNLTYSLEFNSGDVKLYAGFKTPQPYWSTQSDNRMIINQNGGVVALATLAEKSWRFYDKTRALLRQFIFVNLSGNNGTWVAVLGSNGLITFFDLEAGGSNSPSQATIPQGSCNTPETCDPYSICTGNNKCNCPSVLPCKPGFDSACSDKSITLMKGDYGLNYVALQFLKPFSKTNLEGCQKSCNGNCSCLAMFFHLSSGNCFLLDDIGSFQKPGTDSGYVSYIKISSDGRGSSNGGSGGGSSNKHTIVTVIIVIVTLLVISCLIFVGIRCYRRKPNVPESQEENSEEDNFLENLTGMPIRYSYKDLEAATNHFSVKLGQGGFGSVYKGVLPDRTQVAVKQLEGIGQGKKEFRAEVSIIGSIHHLHLVKLRGFCVEGTHRLLAYEYMANGSLDKWIFKKNNGEFRLDWDTRFNIALGTAKGLAYLHEDCDSKIIHCDIKPENVLLDDHFMAKVSDFGLAKLMNREQSHVFTTLRGTRGYLAPEWITNYAISEKSDVYSYGMVLLEIIAGRKNYDPSETSEKSHFPSYAMKMMEEGKLREILDSELKEDVNDERVHIAIKVALWCIQEDMAMRPSMTKVVQMLEGLCTVPKPPTSSANLGSRLFTNVFSLSEGATTSSGPSDCNSDAYLSAVRLSGPR from the coding sequence ATGATGAGAAATCATTGGTCTTTCTTTCAAATTATGGGTACCTTGGTGTTATTGGTTATCATGCTTTTGTGTGAAGTGTGTTTGGGAGGTGTCCAATTTGTTGGTAAGGTGTATCCAGGATCCATCAAAGGTGCTCAAATGAACTGGGTTGATAAGGATGGCAAGTTCCTTGCATCAAGCAGTGGGAAATTCACCTTTGGATTTGCCACCACTGCTGATGATAATACAAAGTTCCTAGTAGTGATTGTTCATGTGAAGAGCAACACTCTGATCTGGACTGCGAATCGAGCAGTCCCCGTTGTAAATACTGAcgaatttgaatttgatgaagaggGAAATGTCGTCTTGAATAAGGGTGAAACCGTTGTGTGGTCTACAAACACAAGTGGCAAGGGTGTTTCTTCAATGGAATTGCAAGACAATGGAAATTTGGTGTTGCTTGGAAAGGATAATACAACAATTATATGGCAGAGTTTCAATTATCCAACAAATACATTGTTGCAAGGACAGAACTTCACAGAGGGAATGAAACTAATCAGTGATCCTAGCCCCAACAACTTGACCTATTCTCTTGAGTTCAATTCAGGAGATGTCAAACTCTATGCTGGTTTCAAGACTCCTCAGCCTTATTGGTCTACGCAGAGTGATAATCGCATGATCATCAATCAAAATGGCGGTGTGGTGGCTTTGGCAACGCTTGCCGAAAAGTCGTGGAGGTTCTATGACAAGACCAGGGCTCTTTTGCGGCAATTCATTTTTGTTAATCTTTCAGGTAATAATGGCACTTGGGTTGCTGTCTTGGGTTCAAATGGGTTAATCACTTTCTTTGATCTTGAAGCTGGAGGATCGAATTCGCCTTCCCAGGCGACAATACCACAAGGATCTTGCAATACGCCTGAAACTTGTGATCCATATAGCATCTGCACAGGGAACAATAAGTGTAACTGCCCTTCTGTTCTGCCTTGCAAGCCAGGTTTCGACTCTGCCTGCAGCGATAAATCCATCACTTTGATGAAAGGTGATTATGGACTCAATTACGTTGCGCTCCAATTTCTTAAGCCGTTTTCGAAGACCAATTTGGAAGGTTGCCAAAAATCTTGCAACGGAAATTGCTCATGCCTTGCCATGTTCTTCCACCTTAGTTCAGGAAACTGTTTCCTATTGGATGACATAGGTAGTTTTCAGAAACCTGGCACTGATTCTGGTTATGTTTCTTACATCAAAATCTCTAGTGATGGAAGAGGTAGTAGCAATGGGGGTAGCGGAGGTGGAAGTAGCAATAAGCACACTATAGTCACAGTGATCATTGTCATAGTAACACTGCTTGTGATTTCTTGCTTGATCTTTGTGGGAATTAGGTGCTACCGGAGGAAGCCAAATGTACCCGAGTCACAAGAGGAGAATTCGGAAGAGGACAACTTCTTGGAGAATCTAACAGGTATGCCAATCCGTTACAGCTACAAGGATCTAGAAGCTGCTACAAATCACTTCTCTGTAAAGCTTGGACAAGGCGGTTTCGGCTCGGTTTACAAAGGAGTGCTACCAGATCGGACTCAAGTAGCAGTGAAGCAGTTGGAAGGTATTGGCCAAGGGAAAAAAGAGTTTAGAGCTGAAGTAAGCATCATTGGAAGCATCCATCACTTGCACTTGGTTAAGCTCAGAGGATTCTGTGTTGAAGGTACTCACAGGCTTCTTGCTTATGAGTACATGGCCAATGGATCATTGGACAAATGGATATTCAAGAAGAACAATGGTGAGTTTCGGTTGGATTGGGATACAAGGTTCAACATAGCGCTCGGCACAGCAAAAGGTCTCGCTTACCTTCACGAAGATTGCGACTCAAAGATCATCCATTGTGACATCAAGCCGGAAAATGTGCTTCTAGATGATCATTTCATGGCGAAAGTATCCGATTTTGGCCTGGCTAAGCTTATGAACCGAGAACAAAGCCATGTCTTCACAACTCTAAGAGGAACTCGAGGGTACCTCGCCCCCGAGTGGATAACAAACTACGCCATATCAGAGAAGAGTGATGTTTACAGCTACGGAATGGTGCTTCTAGAGATCATCGCCGGAAGGAAGAACTATGATCCATCTGAAACCTCAGAGAAATCACATTTCCCAAGCTACGCCATGAAGATGATGGAAGAAGGGAAACTGAGGGAAATCCTTGACTCAGAGTTGAAAGAAGATGTAAATGATGAAAGGGTTCATATAGCTATAAAAGTTGCATTGTGGTGCATACAAGAAGACATGGCAATGAGGCCTTCAATGACCAAAGTAGTGCAAATGCTGGAAGGTCTTTGCACTGTTCCTAAGCCACCAACAAGTTCTGCTAACCTGGGTTCTCGCCTTTTCACCAATGTCTTCAGTCTCAGTGAAGGAGCCACAACTTCTTCAGGTCCATCAGATTGTAACAGTGATGCATATCTCTCTGCTGTTCGTCTTTCAGGACCAAGATAA